Proteins encoded in a region of the Vibrio ponticus genome:
- the rmuC gene encoding DNA recombination protein RmuC yields MQWIIENQSVLFSALGGAAISGVAVGWWVKQKLSLESQLLEQQLESNQQLADSQISQLKQSLIEAQQELDELDEDRDKAAYELKQSHGKLMAVMEKLRYFEAVKQERQQYADDLTQVREQKSQLESQLREQEARHQQAQLASQEKLQLLEKAEERLKQQFEHLANQLFETKTAKVDQQNRQSLEGLLSPLKEQLEGFKRQVNDSFNLEAKERHTLVHELKNLQRLNEQMTREAVNLTQALKGDNKQQGNWGEVVLARVLAESGLREGHEYQTQVSLQNEAGKRYQPDVIVHLPQDKQVVIDSKMVLVAYERYFNAQTDHDRERALSDHLLALRNHIKGLSHKDYHQLKGIRSLDYVLMFIPVEPAFQVAIQADPSLVKDAMEHNIILVSPTTLLVALRTIDNLWRNDRQNQNAQIIAERASKLYDKLRLFVEDMEGLGGALDKANQSYQGAMNKLATGRGNVIRQAESFKQLGVEVKRPISPSIAELAHGQDVSENEYLAENPPQLERHPAEDKVN; encoded by the coding sequence ATGCAATGGATTATCGAGAACCAAAGCGTGTTATTTAGTGCCCTTGGTGGCGCCGCAATCAGCGGAGTGGCAGTCGGTTGGTGGGTAAAGCAAAAATTAAGCTTAGAAAGCCAACTGCTCGAACAGCAATTAGAATCCAATCAGCAATTGGCAGACTCACAGATCAGTCAGTTAAAACAGTCGCTTATTGAAGCGCAGCAAGAGCTTGATGAGCTGGATGAAGATCGCGATAAAGCCGCGTACGAACTCAAACAATCGCACGGCAAATTGATGGCGGTGATGGAAAAGCTACGCTATTTCGAGGCGGTAAAGCAGGAACGTCAGCAATATGCCGATGATCTGACTCAAGTGCGTGAGCAAAAATCGCAACTGGAATCGCAATTGCGTGAACAAGAAGCGCGTCATCAGCAAGCGCAATTGGCAAGCCAAGAGAAGCTGCAACTGTTGGAAAAAGCTGAAGAACGTCTAAAGCAACAATTTGAGCATTTAGCCAATCAGCTGTTTGAAACTAAAACCGCCAAGGTCGATCAGCAAAACCGCCAAAGCTTGGAAGGTTTGCTTAGTCCACTCAAAGAGCAGTTAGAAGGGTTTAAACGCCAAGTGAATGACAGCTTTAATCTGGAAGCCAAAGAGCGTCACACTTTAGTGCATGAGCTAAAAAATCTGCAACGCTTAAACGAGCAGATGACTCGCGAAGCGGTTAATCTGACTCAAGCACTGAAAGGTGACAATAAACAGCAAGGCAACTGGGGTGAGGTGGTGCTAGCGCGCGTGTTGGCGGAGTCGGGTTTGCGTGAGGGGCACGAGTATCAAACTCAGGTTAGCTTGCAAAATGAAGCTGGTAAACGTTATCAGCCAGATGTGATCGTGCATTTACCGCAAGATAAACAAGTGGTGATTGACTCGAAAATGGTGCTGGTGGCGTATGAGCGTTACTTTAATGCACAAACCGATCACGATCGTGAGCGGGCACTAAGTGACCACTTACTTGCGCTGCGTAATCACATTAAAGGGCTAAGCCATAAGGATTATCATCAACTTAAAGGGATTCGCAGTCTTGATTATGTGCTGATGTTTATCCCGGTTGAGCCGGCGTTCCAAGTGGCGATTCAAGCGGATCCGAGTTTGGTTAAAGATGCTATGGAGCACAATATTATCTTAGTTAGCCCGACCACTTTGCTGGTGGCGCTAAGAACAATTGATAACTTGTGGCGCAATGACAGACAGAATCAGAACGCGCAGATTATCGCTGAGCGTGCGAGTAAGCTGTACGACAAGCTGCGTTTGTTTGTTGAAGATATGGAAGGTTTGGGTGGTGCACTAGACAAAGCAAACCAGAGTTACCAAGGTGCGATGAATAAGCTAGCCACTGGTCGAGGTAATGTGATTCGCCAAGCGGAAAGCTTTAAACAGCTAGGGGTGGAAGTGAAACGCCCAATCTCGCCAAGTATTGCAGAACTCGCGCATGGACAAGATGTGTCAGAAAATGAATATTTGGCGGAAAATCCACCGCAGTTAGAAAGACATCCGGCTGAGGATAAAGTAAACTAA
- the uspB gene encoding universal stress protein UspB, whose product MISADTILFVLMLVTLVNLARYLTALRSLIYVMREAHPLLYQQVDGGGFFTTHGNVSKQFKLYSYLKTKEYHHHHDPVFTSKCARVRELFILTMALIGVTLLAAFIL is encoded by the coding sequence ATGATCAGTGCAGACACCATTCTATTCGTACTTATGTTGGTTACTCTAGTGAATCTAGCTAGGTATCTGACCGCGTTGCGTTCACTCATTTATGTGATGCGAGAAGCTCATCCTTTGCTTTATCAACAGGTCGACGGCGGTGGCTTCTTTACCACCCATGGCAATGTGAGCAAGCAATTCAAGCTCTACTCTTATCTCAAGACCAAAGAGTATCACCATCACCATGACCCGGTCTTTACTTCTAAGTGCGCTCGCGTCAGAGAGCTCTTCATCCTGACGATGGCTTTGATTGGTGTCACGCTGCTGGCTGCCTTTATCCTCTGA
- a CDS encoding carboxylate/amino acid/amine transporter, which produces MGYLSAVTLLWAFSFSLIGVYLAGQVDSWFSVLMRVALASVVFLPFIKFKGVSKSLISKLMVVGGFQLGLMYCFYYQSFLLLSVPEVLLFTVFTPIYVTLIYDLLKKRFSPWYLVTAAIAVAGAAVIKFAGINENFLIGFLVVQGANLCFAIGQVGYKYIMETEQVELPQHAVFGYFYLGALVVATIAFTLMGNVDKLPTTNTQWGILIYLGLIASGLGYFAWNKGATMVNAGALAVMNNALVPAGLIVNIVIWNRDVDLLRLGIGGAIIMLSLWVNETWVKRRVARDYASA; this is translated from the coding sequence ATGGGTTATCTATCAGCCGTCACTTTGCTGTGGGCATTTTCATTTAGCTTGATTGGCGTTTATCTTGCTGGTCAGGTTGATTCTTGGTTTTCAGTGTTAATGCGAGTGGCATTAGCAAGCGTCGTGTTCTTGCCTTTTATTAAGTTTAAAGGTGTCAGTAAATCACTGATCAGCAAGTTGATGGTCGTTGGCGGCTTTCAGCTCGGCTTGATGTACTGCTTCTATTACCAATCTTTTTTACTCCTTTCCGTACCAGAAGTACTACTTTTCACCGTCTTTACGCCCATTTATGTCACGCTAATTTACGACTTACTCAAAAAGCGTTTCTCACCTTGGTATTTAGTCACGGCAGCCATCGCTGTCGCTGGCGCTGCCGTAATTAAGTTTGCCGGCATCAATGAAAACTTCCTAATCGGCTTTTTAGTGGTACAAGGTGCTAACCTGTGTTTCGCCATCGGTCAGGTCGGTTACAAATACATTATGGAAACCGAGCAAGTGGAATTGCCGCAACACGCAGTCTTTGGTTATTTCTATCTCGGGGCTCTGGTCGTCGCCACCATCGCCTTTACGCTAATGGGTAATGTAGACAAGTTACCGACTACTAACACTCAGTGGGGTATCCTTATCTATCTTGGTTTAATTGCTTCTGGTCTCGGTTACTTCGCGTGGAATAAAGGAGCGACGATGGTTAACGCAGGCGCGCTGGCAGTCATGAATAATGCACTGGTGCCAGCAGGACTTATCGTTAATATCGTTATTTGGAATCGAGATGTCGACTTGCTGCGCTTAGGCATTGGTGGTGCGATTATCATGCTGTCTTTGTGGGTCAATGAAACCTGGGTAAAACGTCGCGTCGCGCGTGATTACGCTTCGGCTTAG
- a CDS encoding BaiN/RdsA family NAD(P)/FAD-dependent oxidoreductase, producing MSEKFDVVIIGAGAAGLMCAAEAGKRGRKVLVLDHAKKPGRKILISGGGRCNFTNYDVSANNYLCRNPHFVKSALSQYTNWDFISMVSKYGIEFEERDHGQLFCLDSAKQIVSMLLDECQNAKVQLRYQQDIHQIEQTEQGFSLHANTNQIECQSLIVATGGLSMPKLGATPFGYKIAEQFGLPVVPTTAGLVPFTLHKQDKEDFETLSGIAIPAEITAQDGTVFKEALLFTHRGLSGPAVLQISSFWKAGQQVTINLVPEADVEQLLTASREKHPNQSLKNTLAKVLPKRLVEVMIERKELEDKPLKQFNEKQLKQIAEYLENWQIAPNGTEGYRTAEVTLGGVDTDHLSSKTMECKQVKGLFFIGEVMDVTGWLGGYNFQWCWSSGFVAGQHV from the coding sequence ATGAGTGAGAAGTTCGACGTCGTCATTATAGGTGCCGGTGCTGCTGGATTAATGTGTGCCGCAGAGGCAGGCAAGCGTGGACGCAAAGTATTGGTGCTTGATCATGCGAAAAAGCCGGGGCGTAAAATCCTTATTTCAGGCGGTGGTCGCTGCAACTTCACGAACTATGATGTCAGTGCGAATAACTACCTGTGCCGCAACCCTCATTTTGTTAAATCAGCCCTCTCGCAATACACCAACTGGGATTTCATCTCAATGGTGAGCAAATATGGGATTGAGTTTGAAGAGCGTGATCATGGTCAGTTGTTCTGTCTCGATTCAGCGAAGCAAATCGTCAGCATGCTGCTTGATGAGTGTCAGAATGCCAAAGTTCAGTTGCGCTACCAGCAAGATATTCATCAGATAGAGCAAACCGAGCAAGGCTTTAGTTTGCATGCCAATACCAATCAGATTGAGTGTCAGTCATTGATTGTGGCAACTGGTGGTTTGTCGATGCCAAAATTGGGTGCAACACCATTTGGCTACAAGATTGCCGAGCAGTTTGGTTTGCCAGTGGTGCCAACTACCGCAGGCTTAGTGCCGTTTACTCTGCATAAGCAAGATAAAGAAGATTTCGAAACGCTGTCAGGTATCGCGATTCCGGCTGAGATTACCGCCCAAGATGGCACGGTATTTAAAGAGGCGCTGCTATTTACCCATCGCGGTTTATCAGGTCCTGCGGTGTTGCAAATCTCTTCCTTCTGGAAAGCTGGTCAGCAAGTGACTATCAACCTAGTGCCAGAAGCAGACGTTGAGCAATTGCTTACCGCATCAAGAGAGAAGCACCCTAATCAGAGTTTGAAAAACACGCTGGCGAAAGTGCTACCGAAACGTTTAGTTGAAGTGATGATTGAGCGTAAAGAGTTGGAAGACAAACCGCTTAAACAATTCAATGAAAAGCAGCTTAAGCAGATCGCCGAGTACTTAGAGAATTGGCAGATTGCCCCAAATGGTACAGAAGGTTACCGAACCGCAGAAGTGACTTTAGGTGGGGTTGATACCGATCATCTGTCGTCGAAAACCATGGAGTGTAAGCAAGTGAAGGGCTTGTTCTTTATTGGTGAAGTGATGGATGTGACTGGCTGGTTGGGCGGTTACAATTTCCAATGGTGCTGGAGCTCTGGTTTTGTTGCTGGGCAGCACGTTTAA
- the ftnA gene encoding non-heme ferritin, which produces MLSQAMVDQLNEQINLEFFSSNLYLQMSAWCEDKGFDGAAEFLRAHAVEEMEHMQRLFTYVSETGAMPILGAIEAPQHQFESLGHVFRETYEHEQMITEKINKLAHVAFTSQDYSTFNFLQWYVAEQHEEEKLFKGILDKLELVGEDGKALFFIDKDLAALAKEGSSSVMDAPAA; this is translated from the coding sequence ATGCTGTCACAGGCAATGGTTGATCAATTGAATGAACAAATTAACCTCGAATTTTTTTCATCCAATCTATACTTACAAATGAGTGCTTGGTGTGAAGATAAAGGATTCGATGGCGCGGCTGAATTTTTACGCGCTCACGCCGTAGAAGAGATGGAGCACATGCAGCGTTTGTTCACTTACGTGAGTGAAACCGGTGCAATGCCGATTCTTGGGGCGATAGAAGCGCCTCAGCACCAGTTTGAGAGCCTTGGTCACGTATTCCGTGAAACCTATGAGCACGAGCAAATGATTACTGAAAAAATCAACAAGCTGGCTCATGTTGCGTTTACTTCACAAGACTACTCAACATTCAACTTCTTACAGTGGTACGTTGCAGAGCAGCACGAGGAAGAGAAGTTATTTAAAGGGATATTAGATAAGCTAGAACTTGTTGGTGAAGACGGTAAAGCACTGTTCTTTATTGATAAAGATCTGGCAGCTTTAGCAAAAGAAGGTTCATCTTCTGTTATGGATGCCCCGGCTGCTTAG
- a CDS encoding class I SAM-dependent methyltransferase encodes MQLQLVCEDLTQTERLNEIAARWGLQHDEQSVFALVLTEQRLELRKLDEPKLGAIYVDLVSGAVAHRRKFGGGKGQAIAKAAGLNKGATPTVLDGTAGLGRDAFVLASLGCKVQMVERHPVVAALLDDGLARAKQDTEIGEWVSERMSLVHASSHNALSDLVNDPNFVAPDVVYLDPMYPHPENKKKSALVKKEMRVFQSLVGADNDADALLQPALALATKRVVVKRPDYAEWLDNQKPSMAIETKKNRFDVYVKASMS; translated from the coding sequence TTGCAACTACAACTTGTGTGTGAAGACCTAACCCAAACCGAACGTCTAAATGAAATTGCAGCTCGTTGGGGGTTACAACATGATGAGCAGAGCGTGTTTGCTTTAGTGTTGACCGAACAGCGACTTGAACTGCGTAAGCTAGATGAGCCTAAACTGGGTGCGATTTATGTCGACTTAGTCTCAGGCGCTGTGGCGCATCGCCGTAAATTTGGTGGTGGTAAAGGGCAAGCAATCGCAAAAGCAGCAGGTTTAAATAAAGGTGCTACACCAACCGTGCTTGATGGAACGGCGGGGCTAGGGCGTGATGCATTCGTTCTCGCATCACTCGGTTGTAAAGTGCAAATGGTCGAGCGCCATCCGGTTGTTGCTGCGCTACTCGATGATGGACTAGCGCGAGCGAAGCAAGACACTGAAATTGGAGAATGGGTTTCTGAGCGCATGTCTCTTGTGCACGCTTCAAGTCATAATGCATTGAGTGATCTGGTCAATGACCCAAATTTTGTTGCGCCAGATGTGGTTTACCTTGATCCAATGTATCCACACCCAGAAAACAAAAAGAAAAGTGCTTTAGTGAAAAAAGAGATGCGCGTGTTTCAGTCTTTAGTCGGCGCTGATAATGACGCAGACGCGCTATTGCAACCGGCGTTGGCTTTGGCAACGAAACGTGTGGTAGTAAAACGTCCTGACTATGCTGAGTGGCTAGACAACCAAAAACCGAGCATGGCGATAGAGACTAAGAAAAATCGCTTTGATGTCTACGTTAAGGCGTCAATGAGTTAA
- the asnC gene encoding transcriptional regulator AsnC has translation MQVQANKLDDLDKAILKTLMADARTPYAEMAKKYNVSPATIHVRIEKMKAAQVIQGTEVIVDSKKLGYDVCCFIGINLNAARDYHSALEKLNALEEVVEAYYTTGAYNIFVKLMCRSIEELQYVLIDKLQAIDEVQSTETLISLQNPINRNVNP, from the coding sequence ATGCAGGTTCAGGCAAACAAACTGGATGATCTTGATAAAGCCATACTGAAAACCTTAATGGCTGATGCGCGAACACCTTACGCTGAAATGGCGAAAAAATATAACGTCAGCCCAGCGACGATTCACGTTCGAATTGAAAAGATGAAAGCTGCGCAAGTTATACAAGGCACTGAAGTGATCGTTGATAGTAAAAAGCTCGGCTACGATGTGTGCTGCTTTATCGGTATTAACCTCAATGCAGCTCGCGACTATCATTCAGCACTGGAAAAACTCAATGCTTTGGAAGAAGTGGTCGAAGCTTACTACACCACTGGGGCATACAACATCTTCGTCAAACTGATGTGTCGTTCAATCGAAGAGTTGCAATATGTGTTGATCGACAAGTTGCAAGCCATTGATGAAGTCCAATCAACCGAGACACTCATCTCGCTGCAAAACCCGATCAATCGCAATGTAAACCCATAA
- a CDS encoding DMT family transporter: MNERRALGFGLSAVLLWSTVATAFKLTLAEFTPIQMLTIASIVSALVLIVICGVQGKLASLSAVFLSNPWYYLLLGLINPLAYYIILFKAYDLLPASQAQAINYSWAITLTLMAAVFLGQQIRKQDWIACVLSYFGVVVIATKGDILGLNFESPLGVGLALLSTLLWAGYWILNTKNKADPVVGVLLGFLVAIPFAIGLSIWEGANWSQITPSGWLAVTYVGLFEMGITFVLWLSALKLTQNTARISNLIFASPFISLILLATVIGESIHPTTLIGLVLIIAGLVIQQLKFKAKLATSAE; the protein is encoded by the coding sequence ATGAACGAGCGCCGCGCGTTGGGGTTTGGTTTGTCTGCAGTTTTGCTCTGGTCGACAGTAGCCACCGCATTTAAGCTAACTCTGGCTGAATTTACTCCTATCCAAATGCTGACAATCGCCAGCATTGTTTCTGCTCTGGTTTTGATTGTTATCTGTGGCGTACAAGGAAAGCTTGCTTCCCTCTCTGCCGTTTTCCTCTCCAATCCTTGGTACTACTTGCTACTGGGTTTAATCAACCCGTTGGCTTACTACATCATTTTATTTAAAGCTTATGATTTGCTCCCAGCATCGCAAGCACAAGCGATCAACTACAGCTGGGCGATCACTTTGACCTTAATGGCAGCCGTCTTTCTCGGTCAGCAGATCCGCAAGCAAGATTGGATAGCATGTGTGCTGAGCTATTTTGGTGTGGTGGTGATTGCCACTAAAGGCGACATTCTCGGGCTCAATTTTGAAAGCCCGCTTGGCGTCGGATTAGCGCTGCTTTCAACCCTGCTTTGGGCTGGCTACTGGATTCTAAATACCAAAAACAAAGCCGATCCTGTGGTGGGTGTATTGCTCGGGTTTTTAGTTGCTATCCCGTTTGCGATTGGTTTGAGTATTTGGGAAGGTGCCAATTGGAGCCAAATCACCCCTTCGGGCTGGTTAGCTGTGACCTACGTGGGTCTCTTTGAAATGGGCATCACTTTTGTATTGTGGCTCAGCGCATTAAAACTGACGCAAAACACCGCGCGTATTAGCAACCTGATTTTTGCCTCACCGTTTATCTCACTGATCCTACTCGCGACCGTGATTGGCGAGAGCATCCACCCCACCACCTTAATTGGTTTGGTGCTGATTATTGCTGGCTTAGTGATTCAGCAGCTGAAATTTAAGGCTAAATTAGCCACCAGCGCAGAGTGA
- the uspA gene encoding universal stress protein UspA: MSYQHILVAIDLSEDSKHLVEKAVSLAKPLNADVSFIHIDVNYAELYTGLIDINMAETQHKATEASQQQLQNLADHADYPIKHTLVGSGDLGNELCENIGEYKVDLVVCGHHQDFWSKLLSSTRQLINCTPVDLLVVPLKD; encoded by the coding sequence ATGAGTTATCAACATATTTTAGTTGCAATTGACCTGTCTGAAGACAGCAAACATTTGGTGGAAAAAGCTGTCTCTTTAGCTAAGCCGCTTAACGCAGATGTCTCTTTTATCCATATCGATGTGAACTATGCCGAATTGTATACCGGACTGATCGACATCAATATGGCAGAGACGCAACATAAAGCGACCGAAGCCTCTCAACAGCAGTTACAAAACCTGGCTGATCATGCTGATTACCCGATTAAGCACACCTTGGTGGGCAGCGGCGACCTAGGTAACGAACTGTGTGAAAACATTGGTGAATACAAAGTGGACTTAGTGGTGTGTGGGCACCATCAAGATTTTTGGAGTAAGTTGCTCTCTTCCACGCGCCAATTAATAAATTGTACGCCGGTCGATTTGTTGGTTGTACCACTCAAGGATTGA
- a CDS encoding M66 family metalloprotease codes for MRLSQLSLLIGGVLASSHVAAETLNLSQLGTQVQQQLFAMQQLATDDSNIVVHQDGRRFLQYQGKQYWVNHENFPKFPLNDAGGEYSTAFPFVDSNWEYIAYNGGFYLMHRELGVMNANDTGCYVEYLPASRGSQLEDGSYITESDMILRTVMSDCGELAMPNLESFKVGSLSDIGVELTWDEHHPSNNYVIDLTARPANSSPIVYRYRTNEPGLYISDLEPNTRYEVEIEACNDLGCAKQQLSFTTLAERLAYNDSRTAVNHLSGSLRAHINFTQTHTSVMPNGNDELNHPNLVMDRAALLLVTPNQPAIQQMWVEVELDGISQGRFALLPPSALADTDQPDNGRSKVVFSKYAWSLPLQWDWMKPGLSLKFSDNRGREGVLAQNDLVFAGAPEMVIQNIDIGMLVEPRDQYEMIDRMPELATDYFQKIPVSKLVMADYTPLHLRKVTLPNGKVYTRASEYDNPGVYAGDMREYIGKRLISMGINNANFGIVDTAGGSAHWARPFSHITAHNNRGRYLAEDEDGNITSSVIHHGLSGGGGMVTLSGTRGNEWSHELGHNYGRGHHPKNASIHDMESGWGWDARYNRFIGNLHWSDAAQTVTNTNSGESVEPFADQFRFMREAMGGGESARTGLISNYTLEHPIAARVTQNWFNGASNVDTNSATGYSAWDQETQRYVESATNQRAVSEKGVPVITVLGIYDPTEANPSQIYPLIYSNYGNLFELPEPSNIPAQREGWVAADTITTEDRLNTEWQTIKVDNQWLPLCQFSYTSQGGTQANFIGYEDGEQCRVTSEMVWHIDGQTEVPVSESLQYQLLASKGELVGNITYTPTPELGEMTLCSLNKPGTGHDGAGFLADNKCKQIDGMKHSNGALWAYATHQGGIDQYQVESQKQCQLVVENQDGSVDKIALHGKRYSSGESNKFHLNLPAERHPERISIECATTPGSESILDTVLTPRNPAADELVGPVIVGQENGYRDFDVDMPSGWMAHNEQFNPEELTANQRSYLATMRLGEKSEYVCRFPMTINGNEKLLHGYVESFGNGDYQCTGGSDITVRDNQGEREMVSELNQFEWLSLYDRSQVGAPVIASPQSNATLCSLTKGGEWYGVGFVNAGGQCVQEPEVYWSNGNQWIFSSGYAVHQYR; via the coding sequence ATGAGACTTTCGCAACTCTCTCTTTTGATCGGCGGTGTTCTTGCCAGCTCACACGTGGCGGCAGAGACACTTAACCTGTCGCAACTGGGAACCCAAGTGCAACAACAGCTGTTTGCTATGCAGCAACTGGCAACGGATGACAGCAACATTGTCGTTCACCAAGATGGTCGCCGCTTCTTGCAATACCAGGGCAAGCAGTATTGGGTAAACCATGAGAACTTCCCGAAGTTCCCACTCAACGATGCTGGCGGTGAATACTCGACCGCTTTTCCTTTTGTCGACAGTAACTGGGAATACATCGCCTACAACGGTGGTTTCTACTTAATGCATCGTGAACTTGGCGTGATGAACGCTAACGACACCGGCTGCTACGTGGAATATCTGCCTGCAAGCCGTGGTTCACAACTCGAAGACGGCAGTTACATCACTGAGTCCGACATGATTCTGCGCACAGTTATGTCTGACTGTGGCGAGCTGGCGATGCCAAACCTTGAGTCATTCAAAGTTGGTTCTTTGTCTGATATTGGCGTGGAACTGACTTGGGATGAACACCATCCGAGCAATAACTATGTTATCGATCTCACCGCGCGACCAGCCAACAGCTCACCGATCGTTTACCGCTACCGCACCAATGAGCCGGGTCTTTATATCAGTGATTTAGAACCAAACACCCGCTACGAAGTTGAGATTGAAGCGTGTAATGATTTGGGCTGCGCTAAACAACAATTGAGCTTTACGACTTTAGCTGAACGTCTCGCCTACAACGATAGCCGCACAGCAGTAAACCACCTTTCAGGCTCGCTGCGCGCGCACATTAACTTTACCCAAACCCATACCAGCGTGATGCCAAACGGCAACGATGAACTCAATCACCCTAACCTAGTGATGGATCGTGCTGCGCTGCTATTGGTGACCCCAAATCAACCAGCGATTCAGCAGATGTGGGTAGAGGTTGAATTGGATGGAATTAGCCAAGGTCGCTTTGCGCTGCTACCACCGAGTGCCCTGGCCGATACTGACCAACCTGATAACGGTCGCAGCAAAGTGGTCTTCTCTAAATACGCATGGAGCCTACCGCTGCAATGGGATTGGATGAAACCGGGATTATCGCTTAAGTTCAGTGACAACCGTGGTCGTGAAGGCGTACTAGCGCAAAATGATTTAGTCTTCGCTGGCGCGCCAGAAATGGTGATTCAGAACATCGATATCGGTATGTTGGTCGAACCACGCGATCAGTACGAAATGATCGACCGTATGCCTGAACTGGCGACAGACTACTTCCAAAAAATTCCAGTCTCCAAGCTGGTCATGGCAGACTACACACCACTGCACCTACGTAAAGTTACGCTACCCAATGGCAAGGTTTACACCAGAGCCAGCGAATACGACAACCCTGGGGTTTACGCTGGTGACATGCGTGAATACATTGGTAAGCGTCTGATTTCAATGGGTATCAATAATGCGAACTTCGGCATCGTTGACACCGCGGGTGGTAGCGCACACTGGGCTCGTCCATTTAGCCATATTACTGCGCACAACAACCGCGGACGCTACCTAGCCGAAGATGAAGATGGCAACATCACCTCAAGTGTTATCCACCATGGTTTAAGTGGTGGCGGCGGTATGGTGACCTTAAGTGGTACCCGTGGTAACGAATGGTCACACGAGCTGGGTCACAACTACGGTCGTGGTCACCATCCGAAAAACGCCTCAATCCACGATATGGAATCTGGCTGGGGTTGGGATGCGCGCTATAACCGCTTTATCGGTAACCTACACTGGTCTGATGCGGCGCAAACCGTGACCAATACCAATAGTGGCGAGAGCGTTGAACCCTTTGCTGATCAATTCCGCTTTATGCGTGAAGCGATGGGTGGCGGTGAAAGTGCACGTACTGGCTTGATCAGTAACTACACCTTAGAGCATCCCATTGCCGCACGCGTAACGCAAAACTGGTTTAATGGTGCGAGCAACGTCGATACCAATAGCGCAACGGGCTACTCAGCGTGGGATCAAGAGACTCAACGTTACGTCGAATCTGCAACCAATCAACGCGCAGTCAGTGAGAAAGGCGTTCCGGTGATCACCGTACTTGGTATCTACGACCCAACTGAAGCGAATCCAAGCCAGATCTACCCACTGATCTATTCAAACTACGGCAACCTGTTTGAATTGCCAGAGCCGAGCAACATCCCAGCACAACGTGAAGGCTGGGTCGCTGCTGATACGATTACTACCGAAGATCGCCTCAACACCGAATGGCAAACCATCAAAGTGGACAATCAGTGGTTGCCACTGTGTCAGTTTAGCTACACCAGCCAAGGTGGTACGCAAGCTAACTTTATTGGCTATGAAGACGGTGAGCAATGCCGTGTAACCAGCGAAATGGTTTGGCATATTGATGGTCAAACAGAAGTGCCGGTCTCTGAATCGCTACAATACCAACTGCTGGCAAGCAAAGGCGAACTGGTCGGCAATATTACTTACACTCCAACCCCTGAGCTGGGTGAAATGACGCTGTGTAGCCTCAATAAGCCAGGTACCGGTCACGATGGTGCGGGCTTCCTTGCAGACAACAAGTGTAAGCAAATTGATGGCATGAAGCACAGCAATGGCGCACTTTGGGCTTACGCAACTCACCAAGGTGGCATTGACCAATACCAAGTTGAATCACAGAAGCAGTGTCAGCTAGTGGTTGAGAACCAAGATGGCTCGGTCGATAAGATTGCACTTCATGGCAAACGCTACAGCAGCGGTGAAAGCAACAAGTTCCACCTCAATTTACCAGCGGAACGTCACCCAGAGCGCATCAGTATTGAATGTGCAACCACACCAGGCAGCGAGTCTATTCTCGATACGGTACTGACGCCACGTAACCCAGCGGCAGACGAGTTAGTCGGTCCGGTGATTGTGGGACAAGAAAACGGTTACCGAGATTTTGATGTCGACATGCCGAGCGGTTGGATGGCTCATAACGAGCAATTTAATCCAGAGGAACTCACGGCAAATCAACGCAGCTACTTGGCAACCATGCGCTTAGGCGAAAAGTCTGAGTATGTGTGTCGCTTCCCAATGACGATCAATGGCAACGAAAAACTATTGCATGGTTACGTGGAATCATTCGGCAACGGTGACTACCAATGTACTGGCGGCAGTGACATTACGGTGCGTGATAACCAAGGTGAACGTGAAATGGTTTCAGAACTTAATCAGTTTGAATGGCTGTCACTGTATGACCGCAGCCAAGTGGGTGCACCTGTGATCGCTTCACCACAGTCTAATGCCACTTTGTGTAGCCTAACTAAAGGTGGTGAGTGGTATGGGGTTGGCTTCGTTAATGCCGGTGGTCAATGCGTACAAGAGCCAGAAGTTTACTGGTCTAATGGCAACCAATGGATTTTCTCTAGTGGTTATGCCGTACATCAATACCGCTAA